One Trichoplusia ni isolate ovarian cell line Hi5 chromosome 6, tn1, whole genome shotgun sequence DNA segment encodes these proteins:
- the LOC113494885 gene encoding zinc finger protein 2-like, with the protein MVSSYVILKLFNKATSDRRQNNRERNETLSGSLSITTQRENNTNKCRICLKEGTVPIYNDLGDVMAVDISTFGGIDLSKDDESLHFMCDPCSKLLEAAIRFRKTAKKSDQILKNIAAKNKKLSIESKGSSTQEKVEDNSESSTSVIQSYFSSVASNIGDAEESITVKPIKKIPKVQCRVCFKVITKSYYKEHFALHDHTAAKYVCDICGKSFRQRCSYRKHYFTHSSEFPWKCKLCPYRGRHSGLLKTHMCVHTGDYRFMCTECPARFLTKSNLNKHSLKHKEPLFKCDTCQRGFHSKLNLERHFEADHLGIKNHICHVCGKAFGYRKAMMRHQLDVHKREKKVNGRTPAYIEAELKNLDSFL; encoded by the coding sequence ATGGTTTCCTCATAtgttatactaaaattattcaacaaaGCTACGTCCGACAGACGGCAAAATAATCGCGAGAGAAATGAAACACTCAGCGGAAGTTTATCTATAACGACTCAACGagaaaacaatacaaacaaatgtaGAATTTGTTTAAAGGAAGGCACCGTTCCTATTTATAATGACCTGGGCGATGTAATGGCTGTAGATATCAGTACTTTTGGTGGTATAGACTTAAGTAAGGATGATGAATCCCTTCACTTCATGTGTGATCCGTGCAGTAAATTACTTGAAGCTGCAATTCGATTTCGAAAAACCGCAAAAAAATCGGatcaaatattgaaaaacatagcagcaaaaaacaaaaagctttccATTGAATCTAAAGGATCGTCAACACAAGAAAAAGTTGAAGACAATTCTGAATCATCTACATCAGTCATACAAAGTTACTTTTCGTCTGTTGCCAGTAACATCGGCGACGCTGAGGAATCTATAACTGTTAAACCAATCAAAAAGATACCTAAAGTGCAATGTAGAGTCTGCtttaaagtaattacaaaatCCTACTACAAAGAGCATTTTGCTCTCCATGATCATACTGCAGCTAAATACGTATGCGACATCTGTGGGAAATCCTTTCGCCAGCGCTGTTCATATAGGAAACACTACTTCACACACAGTTCAGAATTCCCTTGGAAATGTAAGCTATGCCCCTACAGGGGTCGCCATTCAGGTCTACTGAAAACTCACATGTGTGTACACACAGGGGATTACAGATTCATGTGTACTGAATGCCCAGCTAGATTTCtaacaaaaagtaatttgaaCAAGCATTCTTTAAAACACAAAGAACCATTATTCAAATGTGATACTTGTCAGCGAGGCTTCCACTCTAAGCTTAATTTGGAAAGACACTTTGAAGCAGACCATTTGggaataaaaaatcacatttgtcATGTTTGTGGAAAGGCATTTGGGTATAGAAAGGCTATGATGAGACACCAGTTAGATGTTCACAAGAGAGAAAAGAAAGTTAATGGTAGAACACCAGCTTATATTGAGGCAGAGTTAAAGAATTTGGATTCTTTTTTATGA
- the LOC113494892 gene encoding uncharacterized protein LOC113494892, translating to MVNSSLAYEILLYINSFYFGLFATCELGTLILKSVLIIEKYDVEKDPTKLGRDYGVLIGLFVIEAARLILGRKGSLSEKDIPVLFSVLLTVPSIMGVLYLLIFQVVVLRIEYIWCTLMLCIQTLEFVFASMFIVSLCRGPSYD from the exons ATGGTTAATTCGAGCTTAGCGTACGAAATTCTTCTGTATATTAACTCGTTTTATTTTGGTCTGTTCGCTACGTGTGAGCTAGGCACTCTTATACTGAAATCAGTTTTGATTATTGAGAAGTATGATGTGGAAAAGGATCCAACGAAACTGGGGCGAGACTATGGAGTTCTTATAGGATTGTTCGTTATTGAAGCTGCCCGTCTTATATTAGGGCGTAAAGGAAGTCTGAGTGAAAAAG acataCCAGTGTTATTCTCAGTGCTGCTGACAGTGCCATCTATAATGGGGGTCCTGTACCTCCTCATCTTCCAAGTTGTGGTGCTTAGAATAGAGTACATCTGGTGTACTCTCATGCTGTGTATACAAACCTTAGAGTTTGTATTTGCATCCATGTTCATTGTGTCTCTTTGCCGAGGACCTTCCTATGACTAA
- the LOC113494883 gene encoding zinc finger protein 225-like gives MLTLYYLMKNSKTQAKLSASEYYSILNESKRFKLKGGSVAKCRICLQEGSFPIYGSKDTDLYLEVIQNVGDVHVSEDDDYPKHLCEICHDFIKGAILFKKVAKESDNILKQSVKEETVYDQTSDVDTQELSDSSTCDTVRPRKWGNNHLFSQLSLKKVKVERGGRVNNYAPKVTCKICNKVINRSYIKEHMTMHDPDHKKFVCDVCGKSFRLRCAYHNHSLRHRKDFPFKCQFCPYRGKYSELLKNHMRTHTGDYRYMCTECPARFLFKSNLNKHMLKHKEPQFKCDACKRAFHTKLMLQRHFDSDHLGIKNHVCNLCGKAFGYRNAMMKHQRHVHKREKLMFGRMPAYLAAEHRVQDLGQDDS, from the coding sequence ATgcttactttatattatttaatgaaaaactcGAAAACACAAGCCAAACTAAGTGCAAGCGAGTATTACAGTATTTTGAATGAAAgtaaacgttttaaattaaaaggagGTTCCGTAGCAAAGTGTCGAATTTGTTTACAAGAAGGTTCTTTTCCAATATACGGAAGCAAAGATACCGATCTCTATTTAGAAGTCATACAAAACGTTGGTGACGTTCACGTAAGTGAGGACGATGATTACCCTAAACATTTATGTGAGATATGCCACGACTTTATTAAAGgcgcaatattatttaaaaaggtggCCAAGGAATCTGATAACATTCTGAAACAATCAGTGAAAGAAGAAACTGTTTACGACCAGACATCTGATGTAGATACCCAAGAGTTGAGCGACAGCAGCACATGCGACACAGTACGACCTCGGAAATGGGGTAATAACCACCTTTTCTCTCAACTCTCACTTAAGAAAGTCAAAGTGGAGAGAGGAGGTAGAGTAAACAATTATGCACCCAAAGTCACAtgcaaaatttgtaataaagtcATAAATAGGTCATACATTAAAGAACACATGACCATGCATGACCCTGATCACAAGAAATTTGTATGTGATGTATGTGGCAAGTCATTCAGGCTGAGATGTGCTTACCACAACCATAGTCTAAGACATAGAAAAGACTTTCCTTTCAAATGCCAATTCTGTCCATACCGAGGAAAATATTCTGAGCTACTCAAAAACCATATGCGAACACATACTGGGGACTACAGATACATGTGCACGGAATGTCCAGCCCGATTCCTCTTTAAGAGTAACTTGAACAAGCACATGTTGAAACATAAAGAGCCTCAATTCAAGTGTGATGCCTGTAAAAGAGCCTTCCATACAAAATTGATGCTACAAAGGCATTTTGATTCTGATCATTTGGGGATTAAGAACCATGTGTGCAATCTGTGTGGGAAAGCATTTGGGTATAGAAATGCTATGATGAAACATCAGAGACATGTGCATAAGAGGGAGAAATTGATGTTTGGAAGAATGCCTGCATACTTAGCAGCCGAGCATAGAGTTCAGGATTTAGGGCAGGATGACTCCTGA
- the LOC113494888 gene encoding gastrula zinc finger protein XlCGF17.1-like, translated as MSGSYFMLKFLEGSFKAQQQNLNKLYPSTSYNMDENTNSGNNKCRICLKDATILIYPSMSRLDIAESIRTFAGIEISETDVHSKHLCKSCYNFLQNATIFRQLAQDTDKFLRQLSSHNSDEDLDNRADGKATCTDDQKSLIYTCKLCKTNFPTFTELLAHKNTHKKVRVQCPVCFRLLTAHSYKKHLARHQSASHLVCDVCGKLYRKDNLVRHLQLHSFELPYECQECPYRGRFMESLKIHMRTHTGDKPFSCNKCELRFLTRSNLNRHLLTHNKDKPFKCVECERGFYSKRDMDVHYKSDHAGLKEFCCRLCGNKYSTRKALMRHELRVHKRDKMAKGRMPLYLQAEYQKCTETT; from the coding sequence ATGTCCGGATcttatttcatgttaaaattTCTAGAAGGTAGTTTCAAAGCTCAACAACAAAACCTAAATAAACTATATCCATCAACTAGCTATAACATGGATGAAAATACAAACAGTGGTAATAATAAATGTAGGATTTGCTTGAAAGATgctactattttaatttatccttCTATGTCAAGACTTGATATCGCGGAATCGATACGAACGTTTGCCGGCATTGAAATAAGCGAGACTGATGTCCATTCTAAGCATCTATGCAAATCCTGCTACAATTTCCTTCAAAATGCGACAATATTCCGACAGTTGGCTCAGGACACAGACAAGTTTCTGCGTCAACTATCATCTCACAATTCCGACGAAGATTTAGATAATAGAGCAGATGGCAAAGCAACTTGTACCGATGATCAAAAATCACTGATATACACTTGTAAACTGTGCAAGACAAATTTTCCAACATTCACTGAATTACTGGCACACAAAAATACGCACAAGAAAGTGCGCGTTCAGTGTCCGGTGTGCTTTCGTCTATTAACAGCCCATTCGTATAAGAAACATCTGGCTAGACATCAATCAGCATCACATCTAGTCTGTGATGTATGTGGTAAGTTGTACCGCAAAGACAACTTGGTCAGACATCTGCAACTTCACAGCTTTGAATTACCATATGAATGTCAGGAATGTCCATATAGGGGAAGATTTATGGAATCTCTCAAGATTCATATGAGAACACATACCGGGGATAAACcattttcttgtaataaatGTGAGTTGAGGTTTCTGACACGCAGCAATCTCAACAGACATCTTTTGACTCATAATAAGGATAAACCTTTTAAGTGTGTTGAGTGTGAGAGAGGGTTTTATTCTAAGAGGGATATGGATGTCCATTATAAGTCAGATCATGCAGGCCTGAAGGAGTTCTGTTGCAGGCTTTGTGGCAATAAGTATAGCACTAGAAAAGCTCTAATGAGGCATGAGCTGAGAGTTCACAAAAGAGATAAAATGGCAAAAGGTCGGATGCCTTTGTACCTGCAAGCTGAATATCAGAAATGTACTGAAACTACTTGA
- the LOC113494880 gene encoding zinc finger protein 39-like yields the protein MRTRNKLRSRNSTVSQEAVIIDQRNSPGKCRVCLDDGDIPIFGSKDISNDVAEFGKIKINANDNFPKYLCEACYTLLEAAILFRKTAKQANAFLKKNPWKIPSSAASDDSNYINENEPEIKREYLELDNTSESELDDFDKLRLKIESEDETIDYLALANNHMDMSVKSEDGSVGYRSASEADTQETNYMEHSQLEDIDESKNDEDETVADPDSEMIMIIVSDKDKQNQITPICEKCNTSFDNIDDLLQHIEKTHPKPGPDERECEICRNVVKRNLYKVHLKEHREKYQEKHIKKYGKVECEICNKKISKAYYKYHIKMHGTAEEQAERTMECTICKKSFGAHYFNDHMKRVHDKKMKHTKQSSQKPVPKEVSPKNVKKTKCPVCDKKVKESEYKQHLAKHGGPLRRYICDKCGKVFKHPSAFRTHYMTHGTELKYKCQFCPYRGLHQGLLKIHVRTHTGDYNYKCTECPAKFITKSNLSKHIQRHKGQCNYKCEICNKGFYSKRDLNKHNNIVHLKLRNHVCESCGKVFGHRDNMLSHQLKVHKREKIITKGRMPSYLKTEEQL from the coding sequence ATGCGGACGCGTAATAAGTTACGATCCAGGAACTCAACAGTATCTCAAGAAGCAGTAATAATTGACCAAAGAAACTCGCCGGGAAAATGTAGAGTGTGCTTAGATGATGGAGATATACCAATTTTCGGTTCAAAAGATATATCTAATGATGTAGCAGAGTTCGGAAAGATCAAAATCAATGCAAATGATAACTTCCCAAAGTACTTATGCGAAGCTTGTTATACTTTACTCGAAGCTGCAATCTTGTTTAGGAAAACCGCGAAACAAGCCAATGCATTTCTAAAGAAAAATCCCTGGAAGATCCCATCGTCGGCAGCGTCTGATGATTctaattatataaatgaaaacGAACCTGAAATAAAGCGAGAGTATCTTGAGTTGGATAACACCTCTGAATCTGAACTTGACGACTTTGATAAACTAAGGCTTAAAATTGAGTCGGAAGATGAAACCATTGATTACCTTGCTCTAGCTAACAATCATATGGATATGTCAGTTAAGTCAGAGGATGGTAGTGTAGGATACCGGTCTGCTTCTGAAGCAGATACtcaagaaacaaattatatggAGCACTCTCAATTAGAGGACATTGATGAATCAAAAAATGATGAAGATGAAACTGTTGCTGATCCAGATAGTGAAATGATTATGATTATAGTTTCtgacaaagataaacaaaatcagATTACACCAATATGTGAAAAATGCAACACTAGTTTTGATAACATAGATGACCTTTTGCAGCACATTGAGAAAACTCATCCGAAACCGGGCCCAGATGAGAGAGAATGTGAAATTTGTCGTAATGTGGTCAAAAGGAATTTATATAAAGTACATTTAAAAGAGCACAGAGAAAAGTATCAAGagaaacatattaaaaagtatgGTAAAGTTGAATGTGAAATATGCAATAAGAAAATTAGTAAAGCATATTATAAATACCATATTAAAATGCATGGAACTGCTGAAGAACAAGCTGAAAGGACTATGGAATGTACAATATGTAAAAAATCCTTTGGTGCACACTACTTTAATGACCATATGAAAAGGGTACATGATAAGAAAATGAAGCACACAAAACAATCATCTCAGAAACCAGTGCCCAAAGAGGTTTCACctaagaatgtaaaaaaaactaaatgtcCAGTGTGtgacaaaaaagtaaaagaaagtgaatataaacaacatttagCAAAACACGGCGGTCCACTGCGACGTTACATTTGTGACAAATGTGGAAAAGTATTCAAACATCCGTCTGCATTCCGAACTCATTACATGACACATGGTACTGAACTGAAATACAAATGCCAGTTTTGTCCCTACAGAGGCTTGCATCAAGGCCTCCTTAAGATCCATGTTCGGACCCACACAGGGGACTACAACTACAAATGTACGGAGTGTCCCGCAAAGTTCATAACAAAGAGTAACTTGTCTAAACATATTCAACGGCACAAGGGACAATGTAACTACAAGTGTGAAATTTGTAATAAAGGATTTTACTCgaaacgtgatctaaacaaacACAACAATATAGTACATTTGAAGTTACGGAACCATGTTTGCGAGTCCTGCGGAAAAGTTTTTGGACACAGAGATAATATGTTGAGTCACCAACTGAAAGTTCATAAACGTGAAAAGATTATTACGAAAGGCAGAATGCCTTCATACCTTAAGACGGAAGAACAGTTGTAA
- the LOC113494889 gene encoding uncharacterized protein LOC113494889 — MSPMEPANSSARTQLEEDFITQLQTLPELWQAQHKHYTNKYKRQAGYKKLLEILKKIKPQATVDDVRKKINSLRSNYRRELRKSCIDEFYTPKAKSFKLLSFLNTSEELNSSHQNQQLLGVTGSRNAGSSQENLNEPANPAPETSFSSISQVVQPPKNIFKENELIDRASLFMAQTSLQSQKLFQGTKTSHSLALIWAEKLDNLHPQQRFFAEKAIHDILFEAGLGTLHRYSVKINEPEMKVTSLHCKASPLFTQDDSSPSYSVPNSPTPSDMQP, encoded by the exons ATGTCGCCGATGGAGCCGGCGAATTCCTCTGCCCGAACACAATTAGAGGAAGACTTTATTACGCAGTTACAGACTTTACCCGAACTATGGCAAGCGCAGCATAAACATTACACCAACAAATATAAAAGACAAGCTGGATACAAAAAGTTActtgaaatacttaaaaaaatcaagcCACAGGCGACTGTAGATGATGTGCGCAAGAAAATAAACAGCCTCAGATCTAACTATAGGCGCGAACTAAGGAAATCATGTATTGATGAATTTTACACACCAAAAGCAAAAAGCTTCAAActgttaagttttttaaatacttcCGAGGAGCTAAATTCTAGTCATCag AATCAACAACTTTTAGGAGTAACTGGGAGCAGGAACGCTGGCAGTAGTCAAGAAAATTTGAACGAACCAGCAAACCCAGCGCCAGAGACATCATTTTCTTCAATCAGTCAAGTTGTTCAGccacctaaaaatatatttaaagaaaacgaGCTAATAGATCGAGCTAGCTTATTTATGGCTCAAACGAGTCTGCAATCACAGAAATTGTTTCAAGGAACTAAAACAAGTCATTCACTAGCATTGATTTGGGCTGAAAAGCTGGATAACTTACATCCTCAACAACGATTCTTTGCAGAAAAAGCGATACACgacattttatttgaagcaGGGTTGGGAACTCTTCACAGATATTCAGTTAAAATTAATGAACCTGAGATGAAAGTTACGTCACTTCATTGTAAAGCTTCTCCCTTATTTACACAAGACGACTCTTCGCCCTCCTACTCAGTTCCGAATTCACCTACTCCCTCTGACATGCAGCCCTAA